Genomic segment of Pseudomonas sp. DY-1:
TGCCCGGGCTGCCGGCGTGCCGTTGAAAGTGGTGAGCTATGCCGGGCTGAAGGACCGTCAGGCGTTGACCCGCCAATGGTTCAGCCTGCACTTGCCGGGCAAGGCTGATCCGGACCTGTCTGCCGCTGAGAGCGCGAATCTGCGGATACTCAAGATAGTCCGTCACAAGCGCAAGCTGCAACGCGGGGCCCATTCGGCCAATGGCTTCACCCTGCGCCTGACCCGCCTGGTTGCTGATCGAGAAGCACTGGACGCGCGACTCAAGCAACTGGCCGAGGCCGGGGTGCCCAACTATTTCGGCCTGCAGCGCTTTGGTCATGGCGGTGGAAACGTGGTTGACGCCCTCGCCTTTGCTGAGCGCAAGGAACTGCCGGTGCAACGCAATCTTCGTTCGCGGCTGCTCTCGGCAGGTCGCAGCTTTCTCTTCAATCGGGTGTTGGCCGAGCGTATTGCGGCCGGTACCTGGAACCGGGCTCAAGTTGGTGATCTGCTCGCTTTCACCACCAGTCGCAGCTTCTTCCCTGCAGGCGAGGCCGAGTGCAGCGACCCCCGTCTGGCCGAGCTGGATCTGCATCCGACCGGGCCGCTGTGGGGAGAGGGCGCATCGCCTGCTCAAGGTCAGCCTCAGATGCTGGAAGCGGCGATTGCCGCGGTGGAGCCGGCACTTTGCCACTGGTTGGCCGAAGCGGGAATGGCGCACGAACGGCGCATCCTCCGCCTCCCCATCGGCGGCCTGACGTGGCATTATCCCGAGCCTGACGTTCTGCAACTGGAATTCGTCCTGCCGGCTGGATGCTTCGCCACCGCAGTGGTGCGTGAGCTCGTCGATCTGCTGCCGACAGGGCAGACGGAAAACCCATGCGCATTCTGATTTCCAACGACGACGGGGTGAATGCACCCGGTCTGGCCGCTTTGCATGGTGCGCTCAAGGATTACGCCGACTGCGTGGTCATCGCACCGGACCAGGACAAGAGCGGCGCCAGCAGTTCCCTGACCCTGGACCGCCCGCTTCACCCCAGTACGCTGGACAACGGTTTCATCTGCCTCAACGGCACGCCGACCGACTGCGTCCACCTCGGGCTCAACGGCATGCTCGAGCAATTGCCTGACATGGTGGTTTCGGGGATCAACCTCGGCGCCAACCTGGGCGATGACGTGCTCTATTCGGGGACCGTGGCCGCGGCTCTGGAAGGGCGCTTCCTCGCCTTGCCCGCGTTCGCCTTCTCGCTGCTGTCGCGCCAGGCCGATAACCTGCCCACCGCCGCGCACATCGCGCGCCGGCTTGTGGCTGCGCATGATCAGCTCGACCTGCCGCCGCGCACCGTGCTCAATGTGAACATTCCCAACCTGCCGCTCGAGCGCATCCGGGGTATCCAACTGACCCGCCTGGGCCATCGCGCACGTGCTGCCGCACCGGTAAAGGTGGTCAACCCCAGGGGCAAGGAGGGATATTGGATCTCAGCGGCCGGTGACGCTGAAGACGGCGGGCCCGGTACGGATTTCCATGCAGTGATGCAGGGCTATGTGTCCATCACACCCCTGCAGCTCGATCGGACTTTCAATGAGGCCTTCCAGGGCCTCGATAGCTGGTTGGAGGGCCTGCTCTGATGTCCCGGGAACAGGATGACCTGATGCGCCGTGGGATTGGCATGACCTCCCAGCGCACTCGCGAACGCCTTATCCAGCGTCTGTACGAGGAAGGGCTGTCCAACGCCCGTGTGCTCGAAACCATTCGCCGGACACCGCGTCACCTGTTCGTCGATGAGGCCCTGGCCCATCGCGCCTACGAGGACACTGCGCTGCCGATCGGCCACAACCAGACCATCTCGCAACCCTATATGGTCGCTCGGATGACCGAGCTCCTGCTGGCTGCGGGACCGCTGGACAAGGTGCTGGAGATTGGTACCGGCTCGGGCTATCAGACCGCAATCCTCGCGCAGCTGGTCGAGCGCGTGTTTTCCGTTGAACGCATTCAGGTCCTGCAGGACAAGGCCAAGGAACGTCTGGCGGTTCTCAACCTGCGCAATGTGGTGTTCCGCTGGGGCGATGGATGGGAAGGCTGGCCAGCGCTGGCGCCTTACAACGGCATCATCGTGACGGCGGCGGCGGCGGATGTTCCCCAGGCGCTGCTGGATCAACTGGCTCCCGGTGGGCGTCTGGTGATTCCGGTGGGTGCGGGCGATGTCCAGCAATTGATGCTGATCGTTCGCGAGGAGCAGGGATTCACTCGCCATGTGCTCGACGCCGTACGCTTCGTGCCGCTGCTCAGTGGCCCGCTCGCCTGAGGCCGATTTCAGGGAACCTGCGTCTAGGGCAACTTTCTGATGCACCGCCAAGCGGCCTTCCTGCAGTACTTTGTGCGGCAGGCGACTGGCTCGTCCGGATATTTCCGGCACAATGATCAAGACCTTCGAATGTTGGGAAAGGGGACAAGAGTGAGCCTGAAGGCCATTCGGCAGTGGATTCGCGTGGGGAATGGGCTTACCTGGTTGCCCGTTTTGGCCGTCGGCATTCTGCTTGCCGGCTGCTCCAGTACCCAGAAAGATGGTGTCAGCATCGTCGATCGCAATCATTCGGGGGCGACTTCCGCGCCACAGCGACAACCCGTCACCAGCGGCCAGTACCGCGTCCAGCGCGGCGACACCCTCTATTCCATAGCGTTTCGCTTTGGCTGGGACTGGAAAGCCCTGGCAGCGCGCAACAGCATTCCTGCACCCTACGTGATTCGTCCCGGCCAGATCATCCGTTTCGATGGCCAACCTAGCCAGGCTCGTCCGACAACGGTCGCTACCGCACCCGTGGTGACCAATTCAAGAACGGGTAGTAGCGCTACTTCGACCCGCCCGCCCGTGCAGCCCCAGCAACCGGCTGTCCGCCCCCAATCGCAAGCACCGCAACCGGTCGCGACTGCACCTGTATCTACCCAGAACGCGTCTATTACGCGCTCTGCAGCCGGTTGGGTATGGCCCGCGAGTGGGCCTTTGATCGGCCGTTTTTCGTCAAACGGCAGTTTGAATAAAGGGATTGATATCGCTGGGGAATTAGGCCAGCCTGTCTTGGCTGCGTCAGATGGATCAGTTGTTTATGCCGGAAGTGGATTACGGGGCTACGGCGAATTGGTCATCATCAAGCACAGCGATACCTACGTAAGCGCCTACGGTCATAACCGCAGGCTGCTGGTGCGGGAGGGACAGCAGGTCAAGGTCGGGCAGACAATTGCCGAGATGGGCTCAACGGGAACTGACCGGGTGAAGCTTCATTTTGAAATTCGCCGTCAGGGTAAGCCTGTAGATCCGCTGCAATACCTGCCACGTCGTTGACCCGTTATTCAGCCCGTTCCACCACGTGGTAAGGACGGGCTCGGGCGGCGCCAGGGATATAAGGCTTCGCCAGGGCTTGTTGTCGAACTCAGCAAGGGACAACAACAATGGCACTCAATAAAGAAGCGCCGGAGTTTGACGTCGATGACGAACTGCTCCTTCTGGAGCCGGGCGTCATATTGGATGATGCGTTGAGCGAGGAGAACGACGCGCCTCTGCCTACCGCAAAATCCCGGCATTCAACCTCACCAAAGCAACACAAGTATATCGACTACACCCGCGCGCTAGACGCGACTCAGCTGTACCTCAACGAAATCGGTTTTTCCCCCCTGCTAACCCCGGAAGAAGAAGTGCACTTCGCGCGCCTTGCGCAGCGTGGTGATCCTGCCGGGCGCAAGCGCATGATCGAAAGTAACCTCCGCCTTGTAGTGAAGATCGCACGACGTTACGTCAACCGCGGTTTGTCGCTGCTCGACTTGATCGAAGAGGGCAACCTCGGTTTGATCCGGGCTGTGGAGAAGTTTGATCCGGAGAGAGGCTTCCGCTTCTCTACCTATGCGACCTGGTGGATCCGTCAGACCATTGAACGGGCCATCATGAACCAGACCCGGACCATCCGCCTGCCGATCCATGTGGTCAAGGAGCTCAATGTCTATCTGCGAGCCGCACGTGAGTTGACCCACAAACTGGATCACGAGCCTTCGCCTGAAGAAATCGCCAATCTGCTGGAAAAGCCTGTTGACGAGGTCAAGCGCATGCTCGGTCTCAACGAGCGGGTGACTTCCGTGGACGTTTCCCTCGGTCCGGATTCCGACAAGACTCTGTTGGACACACTGACCGATGATCGACCCACCGACCCCTGCGAGCTGTTGCAGGACGATGATCTCTCGCAGAGCATCGACCAGTGGCTGTCCGAACTTACCGACAAGCAACGAGAAGTGGTTGTTCGCCGCTTCGGATTGCGCGGTCATGAAAGCTGCACGCTCGAGGAAGTGGGCCAGGAAATCGGCCTGACCCGTGAGCGGGTGCGGCAAATCCAGGTCGAAGCGCTGAAACGGCTTCGGGAGATCCTGGAGAAGAACGGTTTGTCTAGCGATGCCCTGTTCCAGTAAACCTGGAGCAAAGCGAAAGAGCCCGGCTTAGGCCGGGCTTTTTCATGGTCGGAGTGGAGGAATAGAACGGCCTGATGCTGTGACTGGAGTCGGGCTTGAAGGCGTGTTTCACGGATCAACGAAGTCCTCTTTTATGCGTTGCGGTGTAAGTCATTGCTTACACGCTATGTGCGTGATTAGAGGAGGTTGCTGCTCGTGATTGGTGAAAATCTGATAGGAGAATTTTTAACTTATTGATTAATAAGAAATTTATTTTTTTACATTGAACTGGCTTGGTCGTCTGTGCGGCAGCCTGCCAACTTGCTCTGTGCTCCCGGATCACTAATATCACTCTTGCGTACAGGATGTACGCGGGTTGATAAGGACGTCGACCAGGGACATCGCGGGATGCGATTCATCAGGATGATGAGCAAGGAATACAGGGAATAGGGACAAAAGAGTGGGCGGGTATCCCCCGCCCCTTTTTTCGCCCGCAGGAAAGCAAAAGGCCCGCAGATGCGGGCCTTTTTGCGTTTGGATGCGCAGACGAATCAGCGCTCCAGATGCTCCAGCTTGCCTTTGACACCATCCCACTCTTCGGCGTCGGCCAAGGCTTCTTTCTTCTCGGTGATGTTTGGCCACACTTCGGCCAGATCACGGTTCAGTTCGATGAACTCCTGCATGTCCTCAGGCACTTCATCCTCGGAGAAGATGGCTTGCGCCGGGCATTCGGGCTCGCACAGTGCGCAGTCGATGCACTCGTCCGGGTGAATGACCAGGAAGTTCGGGCCTTCGTAGAAGCAGTCCACCGGACAGACTTCCACACAGTCGGTGTATTTGCATTTGATGCAGTTGTCGGTGACGACGAAGGTCATTTCTATTCTTCTCCTCAAGCGGCGGCTCGGAAGCCTTCTATATCCGGCTTCTCGGCTCGGGAACTCACGGTACCGGGTAGGCTGATTCCCGGGTGCACTCCAGAGCGCGCGGGATTCTAGCAGCTTGTGCGGTTAAGGGGTTAGATGCGTGACTTCAGTGTATATAACAGCTCCAGCGCCTGCCGAGGCGTCAGATCATCCGGCTTGATCTTCGCCAATTCGTCCAGCACCGGGTGCGGCAGGCTTGCGAACAGGTCGCTCTGCATTGGCGCGCTTGGCTGGCCGGGGGCCTGCCGCGGAGCTTCATGAGGCAGGCTGGTGGTTTCCAGCCGCGCCAGATGCTCGCGGGCGCGCTGGATCACTCCGCCGGGGACGCCTGCCAATTGCGCTACCGCCAGGCCATAGCTCTGGCTTGCCGGGCCCCGCAGCACATGGTGCAGGAATACGATGCGCTCTTTGTGCTCGGTGGCATTCAGATGGACGTTCGCTACCACCGGTTCAGCTTCAGGCAGAACGGTCAGCTCGAAGTAGTGGGTGGCGAACAGGGTGAAGGCACGCAGTTGGGCCAGATGCTCGGCTGCCGCCCATGCCAGCGAGAGACCGTCGAACGTACTGGTGCCGCGACCCACTTCGTCCATCAGCACCAGGCTGCTTGCGCTGGCGTTGTGCAGGATGTTGGCGGTTTCGCTCATCTCCACCATGAAGGTGGAACGGCCGCCAGCCAGGTCGTCGCTGGAACCGATGCGGGTGAAGATGCGGTCCACCAGCGACAGCTCGCAACTGGCCGCCGGCACGAAGCAACCGATGTGGGCGAGCAGCACGATCAGTGCGGTCTGGCGCATGTAGGTCGATTTACCGCCCATGTTCGGGCCGGTGATGATCAGCATGCGGGTGGCGTCATCCAGGGCCAGGTCGTTGGCCACGAAGGGGGTGTCCAGTACCTGTTCCACCACCGGGTGACGGCCTTGGTTGATGCGCATGCAGGGTTCGTCGACGAAGCGTGGTCGGTTCAGGTCGAGGTTCAGCGCCCGCTCGGAGAAGTTGCTCAGCACATCCAGCTCAGCCAGGGCGGCGGCAGTATCCTGCAGCGGTGCCAGCTGTTCGATCAGCAGTTCCAGAAGCTCGTCGTAGAGCATCTTCTCCCGTGCCAGGGCGCGGCTCTTGGCCGATAGCGCCTTGTCTTCGAAGGCTTTCAGTTCTGGCGTGATGAAACGCTCGGCGCCCTTCAGGGTCTGGCGGCGAATGTAGTCCGCAGGTGCCTGTTCGGCTTGCACGCGCGGCAGCTCGATGAAGTAACCGTGGATGCGGTTGTAGCCGACTTTGAGGTTGGGTAGGCCGGTACGGGCCTTTTCCCGCGCTTCCAGATCCATCAAGTACTGGCCGGCGTTCTCGCTAAGTGCCTGCAGTTCGTCCAGTTCAGCGTCGTAGCCGGTCTTGATCACGCCACCGTCACGAATGACAGCTGGCGGGTTTTCTATGATGGCGCGAGCCAGCAGGTCGGCCAGTTCCGGATAGGTGCGGATACTGCCTGCCAGCTCCTGCAGGTGCGGAGCTTCCAGTTCAGTCATCGCGCCTTGCAGTTGCGGCAGGGCGGCGAGGGCGTCGCGTAGGCGGGCCAGGTCACGGGGGCGCGCATTGCGCAGGCCGATTCGGGCGAGGATACGTTCGACGTCGCCGATCTCCTTCAGCTGCGGCTGCAGGCTTTCGAAACGATAGCGATCCAACAGACAGTCGATGGCGTCCTGCCGGGCAACCAACACAGCACGGTCGCGCAGTGGGCGGTTCAGCCAGCGACTCAGGAGGCGGCTGCCCATTGCGGTCTGGCAGCGGTCGATCACTGATTGCAGGGTGTTGTCTCGGCCCCCGGCCAGGTTCACGTCCAGCTCCAGATTGCGGCGACTGGCAGCATCGAGGATGACGGTGTCGTCGATGCGCTCGTGGCGTAGGCTGCGTAGGTGGGGCAGGGCGGTGCGCTGCGTCTCCTTCGCATAGCCCAGGAGGCAGCCGGCCGAGCCAATTGCAAGGGTCAGCGTTTCGCAACCGAAGCCCTTGAGGTCCTGAACTCCGAACTGCTGGCAGAGGCTCTTCTTTGCCGAATCGCGGTCGAAGTCCCAGGGGGCACGACGGCGTACGCCGCGGCGCTTTTCGGCCGGCAGGCCCTGGGGCCAGTCGTCCGGTATCAGCAGCTCGGCAGGGTTGAGACGCTCCAGTTCAGCCAGCAGGTTCTCCCAGCCTTTGATTTCCTGCACGGTGAAGCGCCCGCTGGTGATGTCCAGAACTGCGAGGCCGAACAGACGCTCATCGCCGAGCACGGCAGCGAGCAGGTTGTCGCGGCGTTCATCCAATAGCGCTTCGTCACTGATGGTGCCTGGCGTAATGATACGAACCACCTGGCGTTCCACCGGGCCTTTGCTGGTGGCGGGGTCGCCAATCTGTTCGCAAATGACTACGGACTCACCAAGCTTCACCAGTTTGGCCAGGTAACCTTCCACCGAGTGGAAAGGGATGCCGGCCATGGGAATCGACTTGCCTGCCGATTGGCCGCGTGCGGTCAGGGTGATGTCGAGCAGCT
This window contains:
- the fdxA gene encoding ferredoxin FdxA: MTFVVTDNCIKCKYTDCVEVCPVDCFYEGPNFLVIHPDECIDCALCEPECPAQAIFSEDEVPEDMQEFIELNRDLAEVWPNITEKKEALADAEEWDGVKGKLEHLER
- a CDS encoding protein-L-isoaspartate(D-aspartate) O-methyltransferase, with the translated sequence MTSQRTRERLIQRLYEEGLSNARVLETIRRTPRHLFVDEALAHRAYEDTALPIGHNQTISQPYMVARMTELLLAAGPLDKVLEIGTGSGYQTAILAQLVERVFSVERIQVLQDKAKERLAVLNLRNVVFRWGDGWEGWPALAPYNGIIVTAAAADVPQALLDQLAPGGRLVIPVGAGDVQQLMLIVREEQGFTRHVLDAVRFVPLLSGPLA
- the truD gene encoding tRNA pseudouridine(13) synthase TruD; amino-acid sequence: MNELELLGPRAHGEPLGQAQLKAVAEDFQVDEVLDIPLEGEGEHLWLWVEKRELNTEEAARRIARAAGVPLKVVSYAGLKDRQALTRQWFSLHLPGKADPDLSAAESANLRILKIVRHKRKLQRGAHSANGFTLRLTRLVADREALDARLKQLAEAGVPNYFGLQRFGHGGGNVVDALAFAERKELPVQRNLRSRLLSAGRSFLFNRVLAERIAAGTWNRAQVGDLLAFTTSRSFFPAGEAECSDPRLAELDLHPTGPLWGEGASPAQGQPQMLEAAIAAVEPALCHWLAEAGMAHERRILRLPIGGLTWHYPEPDVLQLEFVLPAGCFATAVVRELVDLLPTGQTENPCAF
- the mutS gene encoding DNA mismatch repair protein MutS, with translation MSQSDLSEHTPMMQQYWKLKNQHPDQLMFYRMGDFYEIFYEDAKKAAKLLDITLTARGQSAGKSIPMAGIPFHSVEGYLAKLVKLGESVVICEQIGDPATSKGPVERQVVRIITPGTISDEALLDERRDNLLAAVLGDERLFGLAVLDITSGRFTVQEIKGWENLLAELERLNPAELLIPDDWPQGLPAEKRRGVRRRAPWDFDRDSAKKSLCQQFGVQDLKGFGCETLTLAIGSAGCLLGYAKETQRTALPHLRSLRHERIDDTVILDAASRRNLELDVNLAGGRDNTLQSVIDRCQTAMGSRLLSRWLNRPLRDRAVLVARQDAIDCLLDRYRFESLQPQLKEIGDVERILARIGLRNARPRDLARLRDALAALPQLQGAMTELEAPHLQELAGSIRTYPELADLLARAIIENPPAVIRDGGVIKTGYDAELDELQALSENAGQYLMDLEAREKARTGLPNLKVGYNRIHGYFIELPRVQAEQAPADYIRRQTLKGAERFITPELKAFEDKALSAKSRALAREKMLYDELLELLIEQLAPLQDTAAALAELDVLSNFSERALNLDLNRPRFVDEPCMRINQGRHPVVEQVLDTPFVANDLALDDATRMLIITGPNMGGKSTYMRQTALIVLLAHIGCFVPAASCELSLVDRIFTRIGSSDDLAGGRSTFMVEMSETANILHNASASSLVLMDEVGRGTSTFDGLSLAWAAAEHLAQLRAFTLFATHYFELTVLPEAEPVVANVHLNATEHKERIVFLHHVLRGPASQSYGLAVAQLAGVPGGVIQRAREHLARLETTSLPHEAPRQAPGQPSAPMQSDLFASLPHPVLDELAKIKPDDLTPRQALELLYTLKSRI
- the rpoS gene encoding RNA polymerase sigma factor RpoS, encoding MALNKEAPEFDVDDELLLLEPGVILDDALSEENDAPLPTAKSRHSTSPKQHKYIDYTRALDATQLYLNEIGFSPLLTPEEEVHFARLAQRGDPAGRKRMIESNLRLVVKIARRYVNRGLSLLDLIEEGNLGLIRAVEKFDPERGFRFSTYATWWIRQTIERAIMNQTRTIRLPIHVVKELNVYLRAARELTHKLDHEPSPEEIANLLEKPVDEVKRMLGLNERVTSVDVSLGPDSDKTLLDTLTDDRPTDPCELLQDDDLSQSIDQWLSELTDKQREVVVRRFGLRGHESCTLEEVGQEIGLTRERVRQIQVEALKRLREILEKNGLSSDALFQ
- a CDS encoding peptidoglycan DD-metalloendopeptidase family protein, with product MGKGTRVSLKAIRQWIRVGNGLTWLPVLAVGILLAGCSSTQKDGVSIVDRNHSGATSAPQRQPVTSGQYRVQRGDTLYSIAFRFGWDWKALAARNSIPAPYVIRPGQIIRFDGQPSQARPTTVATAPVVTNSRTGSSATSTRPPVQPQQPAVRPQSQAPQPVATAPVSTQNASITRSAAGWVWPASGPLIGRFSSNGSLNKGIDIAGELGQPVLAASDGSVVYAGSGLRGYGELVIIKHSDTYVSAYGHNRRLLVREGQQVKVGQTIAEMGSTGTDRVKLHFEIRRQGKPVDPLQYLPRR
- the surE gene encoding 5'/3'-nucleotidase SurE, translated to MRILISNDDGVNAPGLAALHGALKDYADCVVIAPDQDKSGASSSLTLDRPLHPSTLDNGFICLNGTPTDCVHLGLNGMLEQLPDMVVSGINLGANLGDDVLYSGTVAAALEGRFLALPAFAFSLLSRQADNLPTAAHIARRLVAAHDQLDLPPRTVLNVNIPNLPLERIRGIQLTRLGHRARAAAPVKVVNPRGKEGYWISAAGDAEDGGPGTDFHAVMQGYVSITPLQLDRTFNEAFQGLDSWLEGLL